One Malus sylvestris chromosome 14, drMalSylv7.2, whole genome shotgun sequence DNA segment encodes these proteins:
- the LOC126599810 gene encoding E3 ubiquitin-protein ligase UPL7-like, translated as MDKPGKHQVSLRGASAKEITRDALLEKVSQERELRQYARRATAAALFIQRVWRRCRAAKIAALEFREEWEKVVDRYTKLAFSATWISSNVVRPFLLFVTCLSTRHRSIQTAEMCSMKTCFQILLESVNSTDSKKNYCSLAIGTLEERRVWSYQSRKLLSLCMFVLSECDTSCARGQDFVALTSLAMRFVVVLTDLKGWKSVAELDWLSADAAVKDLVRFMGGGESGLYLAIRRYISTLDPPGSSQISSNIQRDDSLLITASTITLALRPFHLAKFDSDGPGILDVHYVAEKYCMFLLTIPCITQRLPAVLISAMRHKSILSPCFQTLLILKEKILKEMLDVDQSKVHFLPKVIPPVGWALANIICLATGTENDSIDPGGFSQDLDFVSYVSAVNTLAENLLSRLENVDCVKDNQNLQSDAGTHEKSNTVLCEGETGSFEMYLDMFRPISQQWHLTDLLATMNKVGDIQGSEILTPKKWEHLGKLELLDVVNLYSYMLRIFSFLNPAVGSLPVLNMLSFTPGFLENLWRALETYLYPGDRHTGHYRYDCISKNSGGVEKDKGFERKQKHTNNDGFNKWVSVLHKITGKSQASVDCTNLNDSQPKPRSVHEDSSDVWDIEPVRHGPQGISRDMSCMLHLFCASYSHLLLILDDIEFYEKQVPFTLEQQRKIASVINTLVYNGFSQTIGQQGRPLMESAIRCLHLMYERDCRHQFCPPILWLAPARKNRPPSAVAARTHEVFSANVGSDDAQVVPSIGSLITTTPHVFPFEERVEMFREFIKMDKASRKMAGEVAGPGSRSVEIVVRRGHIVEDGFRQLNSLGSRLKSSIHVSFVSECGLPEAGLDYGGLSKEFLTDISKAAFSPDYGLFSQTSTSDGLLIPNMSARFLENGIQMIEFLGRVVGKALYEGILLDYSFSHVFVQKLLGRYSFLDELSTLDPELYKNLIYVKHYDGDVEELSLDFTVTEESLGKRRIIELKPGGKDVTVTNKNRMQYIHGIADYKLNRQIFPFSNAFYRGLADVISPSWLKLFNAGEFNQLLSGGNHDIDVDDLRKNTKYTGGYSEGSRTIKIFWEVMEGFEPKERCMLLKFVTSCSRAPLLGFKHLQPTFTIHKVACDIPLWATMRGQDVERLPSASTCYNTLKLPTYKRPSILRDKLLYAISSNAGFELS; from the exons atggacaagccaggCAAACATCAG GTTTCGTTGAGAGGAGCGAGCGCCAAGGAGATTACCAGAGACGCGCTGCTCGAGAAGGTCTCTCAGGAACGAGAGCTCCGTCAGTACGCCCGACGGGCCACGGCTGCTGCTCTCTTCATTcag AGAGTGTGGAGGCGCTGCAGGGCAGCGAAGATTGCTGCGTTGGAGTTTCGAGAAGAGTGGGAGAAAGTAGTGGACCGGTATACTAAGTTAGCCTTCTCTGCAACATGGATTTCCAGCAATGTAGTGaggccttttcttttatttgttacttGTTTATCTACTCGGCATAGGAGCATTCAAACCGCAGAAATGTGCTCTATGAAGACTTGCTTTCAGATTCTACTGGAAAGTGTGAATTCTACTG ATTCAAAGAAGAACTATTGTTCCCTGGCAATTGGCACtcttgaagaaagaagagtctGGAGTTATCAGTCAAGGAAACTGCTTTCTCTCTGCATGTTTGTTCTTTCTGAGTGTGACACGTCCTGTGCACGGGGTCAAGATTTTGTTGCTCTCACCTCCCTAGCAATGCGTTTTGTTGTTGTCTTAACTGATCTCAAAGGATGGAAGAGCGTTGCTGAGCTTGACTGGCTAAGTGCAGATGCAGCAGTGAAGGATTTAGTTCGGTTTATGGGTGGTGGTGAAAGTGGTCTCTACTTAGCCATTAGAAGATACATTAGCACGTTGGATCCTCCGGGATCTTCACAGATAAGCAGTAATATACAAAGAGATGATAGTCTTCTGATTACTGCAAGTACAATAACTTTAGCTCTCAGGCCATTTCATCTAGCTAAGTTTGATTCAGATGGCCCTGGCATATTGGATGTCCATTATGTTGCTGAGAAGTACTGCATGTTTCTACTTACAATTCCTTGTATTACTCAACGCCTTCCAGCTGTGCTTATATCTGCTATGAGGCACAAGTCCATTCTCTCACCTTGTTTCCAGACATTATTG ATTTTGaaagagaaaatattaaaagagaTGTTAGATGTGGATCAGTCAAAGGTTCATTTTCTTCCCAAGGTGATTCCCCCAGTTGGTTGGGCTCTTGCAAACATTATATGCCTTGCAACAGGGACAGAGAATGATTCCATTGATCCTGGAGGGTTCAGTCAAGATTTGGATTTTGTATCATATGTCTCTGCTGTTAACACTCTTGCAGAAAACTTATTGTCTAGGCTTGAGAATGTTGACTGTGTCAAGGATAACCAGAATCTCCAAAGTGATGCTGGAACACATGAGAAGTCCAATACAGTTTTATGTGAGGGTGAGACGGGGTCCTTTGAGATGTACTTGGATATGTTTAGGCCTATTTCCCAGCAGTGGCATCTTACAGATCTTTTGGCAACAATGAACAAAGTTGGTGATATTCAAGGGTCTGAGATTCTGACACCAAAAAAATGGGAACATTTAGGGAAGTTGGAACTGCTAGATGTTGTGAATTTATATTCTTACATGCTCAGAATATTTTCATTCTTGAACCCCGCAGTTGGGTCGTTGCCTGTCCTTAACATGCTGTCATTTACTCCTGGGTTTCTTGAGAATCTATGGAGAGCCTTGGAAACTTACCTTTACCCTGGGGATCGTCACACCGGTCATTATCGTTATGATTGTATCAGTAAAAATTCTGGTGGTGTAGAAAAGGATAAGGGTTTtgagagaaaacaaaaacacaccAACAATGATGGATTTAATAAGTGGGTCAGTGTTCTTCATAAAATTACTGGCAAGTCACAAGCAAGCGTTGATTGTACAAATTTGAATGATAGTCAACCTAAGCCTAGATCTGTTCATGAGGATTCATCTGACGTTTGGGATATAGAACCTGTGAGGCATGGCCCTCAAGGTATCTCAAGAGACATGTCATGTATGCTTCATCTTTTCTGTGCAAGCTATTCACACCTGCTTTTGATTCTCGATGACATAGAGTTTTACGAGAAACAG GTGCCATTCACACTGGAGCAACAACGGAAAATTGCGTCTGTTATCAATACATTAGTTTATAATGGATTTTCTCAAACTATTGGACAGCAGGGTAGACCCCTTATGGAATCTGCAATCAGATGCTTGCATTTAATGTATGAAAGGGATTGCAGGCACCAGttctgccctcctattttgtggcTTGCACCTGCTAGAAAGAACCGCCCTCCAAGTGCTGTAGCCGCCAGAACTCATGAAGTTTTTTCAGCAAATGTAGGGTCAGATGATGCTCAGGTTGTCCCAAGTATAGGCTCTCTTATAACTACAACTCCACATGTATTTCCATTTGAAGAAAG AGTTGAGATGTTTAGAGAGTTTATCAAGATGGACAAAGCCTCTAGAAAAATGGCTGGTGAAGTTGCTGGACCTGGTTCACGATCAGTTGAAATAGTAGTTCGCCGGGGTCATATTGTTGAAGATGGATTTCGGCAATTAAATTCCCTGGGTTCAAGGTTAAAATCATCAATCCATGTTTCATTTGTCAGTGAATGTGGCCTTCCGGAGGCTGGCCTGGACTATGGTGGATTATCCAAAGAGTTTTTGACTGATATATCAAAAGCAGCCTTTTCTCCCGA TTATGGGCTATTCTCCCAAACCTCAACATCAGACGGACTTCTAATCCCTAACATGTCTGCAAGGTTCCTAGAGAATGGTATCCAGATGATTGAATTCCTTGGAAGAGTTGTTGGCAAAGCTCTTTATGAAGGAATTTTGCTAGACTACTCCTTTTCACATGTTTTTGTACAAAAGCTGTTAGGTCGGTATAGCTTTCTTGATGAATTGTCAACACTGGATCCAGAGCTTTACAAGAATCTCATATACGTGAAG CACTATGATGGTGATGTGGAGGAACTCTCTCTTGATTTTACAGTAACTGAAGAATCATTGGGGAAACGGCGTATCATTGAGCTTAAGCCTGGTGGAAAGGATGTTACTGTGACAAACAAGAACAGAATGCAGTACATTCATGGAATTGCTGATTATAAGCTTAACCGACAG ATTTTTCCTTTCTCAAATGCGTTCTATAGAGGGTTAGCTGATGTCATATCACCATCCTGGCTAAAACTATTTAATGCAGGTGAATTTAATCAG TTGCTTTCGGGTGGAAACCATGACATTGACGTTGATGATTTAAGGAAGAACACAAAGTATACTGGTGGTTACTCTGAGGGGAGCCGGACGATTAAAATCTTTTGGGAG GTAATGGAAGGATTTGAACCTAAAGAACGTTGTATGCTTCTGAAATTTGTAACCAGTTGTTCTCGAGCTCCATTACTTGGATTCAAACACCTGCAGCCTACTTTCACAATTCATAAG GTTGCATGTGATATCCCTCTTTGGGCAACAATGAGAGGACAGGATGTTGAGCGGCTTCCATCAGCCTCGACTTGCTACAATACTCTGAAG CTTCCAACTTACAAACGTCCAAGCATTTTGAGAGACAAACTTCTATATGCAATCAGTTCCAATGCAGGATTTGAACTTTCTTGA